The nucleotide sequence atgcccctgtgcacagcTCCacgaagacatggtgtggagctATAGGTTGGAGGAAGTGAAAGATCTGaaatgtcctgcacagagccctgactctgactcaaccccactgaacatcaaTTTAACATCCtgaacatcagagtctgatctcactaatgctcttgtagctgaatgagcactaatccccacagacacaatccaacatctagtgcaGTGGTTTTCAACCTGTGGGCTGCTACGGTATTGCAGGGGGGCCGCTAGTTATTATCAGTAGAAATAATTATATTGCTAATGTATGAAAAATGTGTAGTCATAATTAAATATCATAATttgatatataattaaataacgaaaaattaataataaactgttaCTATGCATTCACTATTCCATCTCGTTGATTGGTTTAATAACAACCCGCCAATTTAGGCTCTCTAAGATATTTTTGCTGCATACATGCTAAAACAGATGTAAACATGGATAAATGGTTGTCAACGGGATCGCTGAAAAGGACAAATACGGACGTTTCTTCATCCACAAGTAAGCAGGACACTGAAAAGACTCAAAATAAACCCAAACGAAGAAAATATAGCAGCGAGTACCTAGCGCTAGGTTTCACATGTGTGGGAGTGGAGAACGAGCTACCGCTCTGTGTTATATGCTCAGAAGTCTTGTCAAATGAAGCTTTAAAACCGAGCAAATTACAACGGCACTTGGAAACAAAACATAGTGAATATGCATCCAAGCCAACTGAGTTTTTTGAGAACAAACTTAGAGAGTaccaaagcaagaaaaaaactctTGAAACTGTGTTCTCTGGCAACGACAACAGTAAAGCAGTGGAGGCATCTTATCGCGTTGCAAAACTAATCGCGAAGGCTGGAAAACCACACACAATTGGTGAAACTTTGATTTTACCTGCCGCGAAAGAAATGGTTGGCGTGATGTGTGGAGAAAAGGCCCACAAGCAGTTAAATCTGATTTCACTTTCGGATAATACAGTTGAGagaagaataaatgaaatggCTAGATGATATAACTCAGAAGTTGGTTAAACACATTCGAGAGAGTCCCTTTTATGCCCTACAGTTGGATGAATCAACCGATATAGCAAACCTTTCCAACCTCCTTGCCTTTGTACGGTATGTTCATAATGGAGAATTACAAGAGGAATTCCTTTTCTGTAAGCCTCTGCCAGCTCAAACAACTGCCGAAGCCATTTTTGATATTTTGAATGCATTTATTGTTTCAAATGGAATCGATTGGTCTAAATGCGTGGGTCTGAGCACAGACGGAGCAAGAGCCATGGTGGGGCATCGCAAACGGAGTCGTTGCGCGCGTGAAAACAGCTGCGCCGCTTATGAGCTCCGTCCACTGCAGTTTACATCGGGAGGCACTAGCTACCAAGAAGATGCCCACAGATCAGAGATGTGTCTTGGATGAAACTGTTAAAATAGTCAATTTCATAAAAACTAGGCCCCTTCAGTCACGTTTGTTTCGACTTCTCTGTGAAGAAACGGGAAGTGACCATGTTCAGCTCCTGTTACACACTGAGGTATGATGGCTTTCACGAGGCCGGGTGCTTACTCGTCTCTTTGAATTACGCAACGAAGCACGGATTTTTTTATCCGACTCAAATTTTCCCCTTTCGGACCGCCGATTTTGAATGGCTTGCAAAATTGTCCTACCTTTCTGATATTTTCAATCACCTAAATAGAGGGAACTTGAGTCTTCAAGGAAAATCAGTGACAGCATTTCAAGTCCAAAATAAAATTGAAGCCACAATAAAGAAACTGGACATTTGGGCCGGGCGAATTTGCAAATCAAAATCCGAATCGTTTGAGAATTCGTCACATTTTTTGTCAGAAGAAGCCACGAGCCTGCCCACCTCAGTTAAAAAGCTGATTGAAGAGCATCTCCAAGGACTGAAGAGCCAGCTGTGTGACTACTTTCCATCTCCAGATGTTCAGGTTACCTGGATTGAAAATCCTGTTGCAAACTTGTGTGAGGGAGCCGTCACAAGTTTACGTGCAAAAGACCACGACAGCCTCATTGACTTATCTTGTGACAGTGCTTTAAAATTAACGTTTTCTCCCAAAACTTTGACAGATTTTTGGATTCATACTCTCTCCGAGTATCCTGATCTTTCGGACAAAGCTCTGAGGTTTTTGATGCCATTTCCGACAACATTTTTATGCGAAGCAGGATTTTCTGCGTTGGTGGCATTCAAGACAAAATACCGGAATAAGCTTAACGTTGAGCCTGATCTTCGCTTGCAACTTTCTTCACTTCAGCTCGACATGCAGCGCCTAGTCAATGCTAAACAGCACCAACCTTCGCATTAGGTGAGTGACAGATTGTTGTTTATCGTTTATGATGTCTAATTGTCATGTGAACAAgtcaagaagttttttttttttttttttgcatgttatcCGTTTTACTAAATTTGTACTTTAACACATtgcaattaaaaattaaaaagtgtcAGGAAGTGGGTTTAATCGCGGTCTCAGATTCccttgtgtctttgtttttctctttaacgTGCCAGCTGCACGCAGCTCAGCCGCTCATTGGTTTCTCTCTCTTAAATTGTTCGCTCTATATCGGCTCTCGATTTGCGCTTCTCACTCGAGCCTGACTCTAGTCTTGCTTTGTCCAGTGTTGGAGTTCTTTGCTGGTTTTGACCGCTCGTCTCGACCCTGCTCTGCCTGTTCCCTCTGATTGCTCCGGTGACGGTCTCCCCGCTGCCGACCTCTGAATGGATTTGTTTTCCCGTTCACTTAAGAATTGTCAACCCGAGTGTCTCGGGGCTTGGTGACCCGTTATgtacattttctgtttattcaacATTACCAGTTTATTCAATAAAGACAGTTAACAGTCTTGCTTCTGAGTACTCAGTTACTAACCCGACACAAATAACGGGTccatttaaatattttgcaaTGGGCCGCGGAAACGTGTTTGGTTGTGTGGGCCGTGAGTTAAAAAAGTTTGGGAAACACTGATCTAGTGGAAAGAccgaagagaagagaagagaagagaagagaagagaagagaagagaagagaagctgttATAATAGAAAACACATGGGGAATGAATCAGTAATCAAAAATTTAACATGGACTGTTTTGgctgttttgtttgtatagtGTATAAGGCAATTTCTTCTTACTATTTTAAACTAGAAATTATGTTTTGCAAAAATTTATGCATTAACCAATAACATGTTTTATAATACATtcattcttcttcatcttctttcgGTTTtgcccttcaggggtcaccacagtgaatcatttctctccacctatccctatcttctgcatcctcaacacttgcacccactagcttcatctcctcatttattccatccatatacctcctctttggcctttctcttttcctcctgcctggcagctccatgtccaacattctcctaccagtatagtcactctccctcctctgaacatgtccaaaccatcttaatctggcttccctaactttgtcccccaaacgtccaacatgagctgtccctctgatgtactcgatTAGGAAATCCTGttcaaccgtgtcactcccaaagagaacctcaacaccttcagctctgctacctccattctcttcctcagtgacactgtttctaaaccatacagcatggctggtctcaccactgtcttgtacaccttccccttgattctcgctgatatttttctatcacacagaactctcGACATCTTTCTCCAACAAACCTGACCTGCCCGCACTTGCTTCTTTACccctttctcacactctccattacccTGTACTgctgaccccaagtacttaaactcctgtaccttcttcacctcttcaccctgtaatcttactgttgcACTTCcttccctttcattcacacacatgtactcagtcttactaccactgactttcattccacTTCCCTGCtgtcactacagatcacaatgtcatctgcaaacatcattgtccaaaaagactcctgtctgacctcctctgactgTGGGAATAGTCTAATTTAcaacagaatctctctttctcctctaactcacaacctacttgtggggcataaccactaacaacattcagcatcaccccttcaatctctaactccagactcatcaccctgtctgacactctcatcacctccagaacattcctcacaaactcctccttcaggaccacacctaccccatttctcttactatccacaccataataaaacagcttgaatcctgctcctatactacgagccttgctccccttccccctggtctcctgtacacacagtatatccaccttccttctctccatcatatcagccagctctctacctttccctgtcatagtaccaacattcagagttcctattctcagtcctacactcttacctttcctctcttTGTCTATGCACTCTTCTCCCTCCACTACTTttagtagcccaatttccacctgcgccctgtaggtcaataGCActgatggcggtcgttgttaacctggGCCTCGATTTATTCGATATAAAATTCAGAATACTAACAAttcaccagatgcccttcctgatgcaaccctctctatttatctgggcttgccaccggcacagaagtcactgtactgtgacccccatggcttcattcataacacattcatcTTTAATCTTACAGATTGATTGAAATCCGACTGAAATACAATGACTACTGAaaagtattcatttattttttttaaatctacctAAAGTTAAAGACAAAGTGTCATGAACATGGTCTTCATTAAAATGTGACAATAAAATgtcattctaaaataaataaataatattcaatTTAAATACTCTTTAAcgtgaaaatataaaatacatttaatatgtCTAtattcttgaaaaaaaaatcatgaatttaaaataataaatataaataataaatatgttagAATAATTTAAGCAAAGGTTTAAATATgagattaaatataaaaaatactgtCATTCTTACTgaccaataaataaaaagagcttattgtaaagaaacaaacaaaaaattggTATTAAGGGAGAGAGGATTTAGGCTCTGGGTCGCTGATCAATGATGTTCATGTTGCTCTTCACCCAGTCCACACGGGGATCTGCACACACCTGACGGATGTCATTCAGGGTAAAGCTGCAGAGCAGAAGAGAAAATTTTAtcaataaaatcagaaaatcagaCACTCTGCCATGTCCCACACACAAATTACATTCTAATAAAGttatattatgttttttaaaaagagattttaatattatttgaaAGCTTACATGACTCCAGGTTTTGAGCACTGAAACTCTGTTTCTTCATATCCTGCAATGTATTTTATAGGAATCGGACGTGTCTGGTAACTGAAACAGCATTTCTTCGGCCCATTATCTgcgtaaaacaaacaaacaaacaaacaaaaaagattgATGCATTTAGTTCTGTGATTCAATAGTTATAAAATGGTCTTGGATCAACTATAAACttcagcactgttgaattctggctcctgattggtcagaaagtgttgattagttttctataaaagTAGCATAGGTTTATATAAATGTGCTCATTCTGAAaagttatggtttctatagcaacagctcattcacagggcaGCTATGTTAATGATTAAGTTCTGATGAAGTACAGAGATGTTCAGATGTTTCGTTAAAGATCTAACATATCTTCTTAATGACTAAATAAAAGTCCATGAATGTTAATTGGC is from Hemibagrus wyckioides isolate EC202008001 linkage group LG07, SWU_Hwy_1.0, whole genome shotgun sequence and encodes:
- the LOC131356350 gene encoding C-C motif chemokine 3-like — protein: MFSRSVLLVLLVLACLQSFTMAQNNGPKKCCFSYQTRPIPIKYIAGYEETEFQCSKPGVIFTLNDIRQVCADPRVDWVKSNMNIIDQRPRA